The Mya arenaria isolate MELC-2E11 chromosome 16, ASM2691426v1 genome includes a window with the following:
- the LOC128221044 gene encoding uncharacterized protein LOC128221044, which translates to MAESIATRHENWERVVWGLLYVKEGLQGFVDVHCKQQYQTFMNKANATCQNQTCDQCQVNSKCPNGRHKVLEKTVLWPNHFCDAMNKDIRINHIKNKPFWMNTDSTKWHDPHVGYWEVAKCYLSTSGYFDKTGPNQVDASGLISISLNSWFMRQHIRNIKEFEEVRDIRNKTLHDAHYELDGQTADDCLDKMITVLEDPNELIHDTFAKQAANHIRKIKAKTETTPAVMTNIDGDKSLKVIEGLMYDMILERSNVDDLRQRLAKYYQKHLNSAPISPFLSDKDERLEKFYVPPKIVQKDHRKFEKDEGTPMTTYRHLFCKMGEFRKNVFMVGEAGMGKSSCAAMCAIKWANQFSSTKSIIEPYKNASEQTSFEAWELCLFNSDLKDIFLSETKHEDQFQDESFFKEIEFLFHLALRDNCDNCDLTDMVRDQLISRIYQKDERVAAYSTLNSVLFNKNCVIIADGLDEWTHPNVTNCSCSDEHKVIPYLPPTIDATVLITSRPWRMSQQRVKDTKIDSFLEIEGTADIRLLIQKVLDCLNETVTENKSLLDFVKFVDRMELTRLLSVPIISMLLVCLWFEGMHDSFSLCDIYAYTIEMMFGRKDLPKIIPQYSSIHFPRCFQRTEYIQKYYNILMEMAQLAFTTLFSNDKTSSLVFKKVNCLVGDHLLFVLKTGILQETKSASLIRKSSSYSFIHKTVQEFLAAIYMSYHPKEFHRVVLPFYEKNGNLSDVSQVLIFISGLNITLANEMSAMISNGLSLDDVHFWLDTRVIDIQSTIVSGYKEAQSNQMLDIQLSLYSFALNASTDSEIISDLLSKNKYKVRYIKTGSFISQKKLQEVFISSSNTLTNVQILGMAGQFNLSACSGLQYLSINESETSDIEVNSNTLVSLHLQCVSKTVEYKLLQSFEQGLNCLKRLNVASITNISLFCQTVPKLTHLERLYISSIDFGDHALLLPASVNFVYLREVAITARSLRGIVVDQESNTSLMKCILSNCTVEPESEYNDIKPYIQTRDELVSPIADG; encoded by the exons ATGGCAGAGAGTATCGCAACTCGACATGAGAACTGGGAGAGAGTGGTGTGGGGTCTCCTATACGTGAAAGAAGGACTTCAGGGATTCGTAGATGTACATTGCAAACAACAGTACCAAACGTTCATGAACAAAGCCAATGCGACGTGTCAAAACCAAACATGTGACCAATGCCAGGTCAACAGTAAATGCCCAAATGGCAGGCATAAAGTGCTAGAAAAAACAGTGTTGTGGCCAAATCATTTTTGtgatgcaatgaacaaagataTACGAATCAATCATATCAAAAACAAGCCATTCTGGATGAATACAGACTCTACGAAATGGCATGACCCACACGTCGGTTACTGGGAAGTGGCAAAGTGTTATCTCAGTACATCCGGATACTTCGACAAAACGGGACCAAATCAGGTGGACGCATCGGGACTGATAAGCATCAGTTTAAATAGTTGGTTCATGAGACAGCACATAAGAAACATTAAGGAGTTTGAAGAA gTCCGAGACATACGGAACAAGACCCTACACGATGCACACTATGAGCTGGATGGACAGACAGCAGACGACTGCCTGGACAAGATGATTACAGTACTGGAGGATCCAAATGAGCTCATACATGATACCTTTGCTAAGCAAGCCGCAAATCACATAAGAAAG ATCAAAGCAAAGACAGAAACAACACCGGCCGTTATGACCAATATCGACGGTGACAAATCTCTAAAAGTGATTGAGGGTCTGATGTATGACATGATACTAGAAAGATCTAATGTTGACG ATCTTCGACAACGACTTGCCAAGTACTACCAAAAACACCTCAACAGCGCGCCTATATCTCCCTTCCTGTCGGACAAGGACGAAAGATTGGAAAAGTTTTACGTCCCTCCGAAGATCGTCCAAAAGGATCACAGAAAGTTTGAGAAAGACGAGGGAACACCTATGACAACTTATAGACATTTGTTCTGTAAAATGGGTGAATTTAGGAAAAACGTGTTTATGGTCGGCGAGGCCGGGATGGGCAAATCATCTTGCGCCGCTATGTGTGCAATTAAATGGGCCAATCAGTTCTCATCAACGAAATCGATTATAGAACCTTACAAAAATGCTTCAGAACAAACGTCTTTTGAGGCTTGGGAGTTATGTCTATTTAACAGCGATCTAAAGGATATTTTCCTTTCTGAAACAAAGCATGAAGACCAATTTCAAGATGAAAGtttctttaaagaaattgaGTTTTTATTTCACCTTGCTCTGAGAGATAACTGCGACAATTGCGACCTAACAGACATGGTTCGAGATCAGCTAATTAGCAGAATTTACCAAAAAGATGAGAGGGTCGCTGCATACTCCACTTTAAACAGTgttctgtttaataaaaattgcgTTATAATAGCAGACGGCCTTGATGAATGGACTCATCCCAATGTAACAAATTGTAGCTGCTCAGACGAACACAAAGTAATCCCTTATTTACCGCCAACCATTGATGCAACTGTGTTGATTACATCACGACCCTGGAGAATGTCTCAACAACGCGTTAAAGACACGAAAATTGACTCGTTTCTGGAGATAGAGGGAACTGCAGATATAAGGTTACTTATTCAAAAAGTATTGGACTGTCTTAATGAAACAgttacagaaaataaatcattgctAGATTTCGTCAAATTTGTTGATCGAATGGAACTTACGCGACTTTTGTCTGTACCTATCATATCAATGTTGCTGGTTTGCTTGTGGTTTGAGGGAATGCATGACTCCTTTTCTCTGTGCGACATATACGCATATACTATTGAAATGATGTTTGGGCGAAAGGATCTTCCTAAGATTATTCCGCAGTACTCAAGTATTCATTTCCCACGATGTTTCCAGCGAACCGAATATATACAAAAGTACTACAACATTTTAATGGAGATGGCACAGCTTGCTTTTACGACGTTATTTTCGAACGACAAAACATCGTCCTTGGTGTTTAAGAAAGTAAACTGCTTGGTCGGCGATCATCTTCTGTTTGTTCTGAAAACCGGAATCTTGCAAGAAACAAAATCAGCGTCTTTGATTAGAAAGTCGTCGAGTTATTCTTTCATCCACAAAACTGTTCAGGAATTCCTTGCTGCAATATACATGTCCTACCATCCCAAAGAATTTCACAGGGTAGTTCTACCGTTTTATGAGAAGAACGGTAATTTGTCGGATGTTTCAcaagttttgatttttatttccgGTCTAAACATTACGTTAGCAAATGAGATGTCTGCCATGATATCGAATGGTTTATCCCTAGACGATGTGCATTTTTGGTTGGATACTAGGGTGATTGACATTCAATCGACCATTGTTTCGGGTTATAAGGAGGCACAATCCAACCAAATGTTGGATATCCAGCTGTCTCTTTACAGCTTTGCGTTAAATGCTAGTACCGATTCTGAAATAATAAGCGATTTGCTATCGAAAAACAAGTATAAGGTACGTTATATCAAAACGGGTTCCTTTATTAGCCAGAAGAAACTCCAGGAGGTGTTCATTAGCTCTTCAAATACTCTTACCAATGTTCAGATACTTGGCATGGCTGGACAGTTTAACCTTTCCGCGTGCAGCGGTCTACAAtacttatcaataaatgaatctGAAACATCGGACATCGAGGTCAATAGTAATACTTTAGTTTCATTGCATTTGCAATGTGTTTCTAAAACTGTTGAATACAAACTTTTGCAGTCATTTGAGCAAggattgaattgtttaaaaagattgAATGTAGCAAGCATAACAAACATTAGTTTATTCTGTCAGACAGTGCCGAAGCTGACTCATTTAGAACGCTTATATATATCGAGTATAGACTTCGGTGATCACGCCCTGCTTCTACCAGCCTCTGTCAATTTCGTTTATCTTCGTGAGGTGGCAATAACAGCGCGATCGTTGAGGGGGATTGTGGTAGATCAGGAAAGCAACACCTCTTTGATGAAATGTATATTATCGAATTGTACCGTGGAACCAGAATCAGAATATAACGATATTAAACCTTATATTCAGACGAGAGACGAACTTGTTTCTCCTATCGCGGACGGTTGA